A region from the Microthrixaceae bacterium genome encodes:
- a CDS encoding CBS domain-containing protein — protein MGDGALGGGVSQAGALTIATLIDGPVTRTTPDATLYEVAALLAAGDIGALVVDDGGDGEDEATAVVTERDLIRALANLADPAEVRVHSIASTNLVWCDVTATVAEVAELMSERYLRHVLVEDDGDLVGIVSARDLLGVYAASEDLED, from the coding sequence ATGGGCGACGGTGCCTTGGGTGGGGGTGTCTCCCAGGCCGGGGCGCTCACCATCGCCACGCTCATCGACGGTCCCGTCACCCGCACTACCCCCGATGCCACCCTCTATGAGGTGGCCGCCCTGCTCGCCGCTGGCGACATCGGTGCCTTGGTGGTCGACGACGGCGGCGACGGCGAAGACGAGGCCACCGCGGTGGTGACCGAGCGGGACCTGATCCGCGCCTTGGCCAACCTGGCCGATCCGGCCGAGGTTCGGGTCCACAGCATCGCCAGCACCAACCTGGTGTGGTGCGACGTCACCGCCACGGTGGCCGAGGTGGCCGAGCTCATGTCCGAGCGCTACCTGCGCCACGTTCTGGTGGAAGACGACGGAGACCTGGTGGGCATCGTGTCGGCCCGTGACCTGCTCGGCGTCTACGCCGCCTCGGAGGACTTGGAGGACTAG
- a CDS encoding acyl-CoA dehydrogenase family protein, whose amino-acid sequence MAEFSLALNEEQEQLKDWVHQFAKDVIRPVAEEWDEREEFPWPVVQEAAKVGLYGFDFMAQAMLGDSTGLTMPLAIEELFWGDAGIGLSIMGTGLAAAGIAGNGTPEQMMEWVPQCYGTADDVKLGAFCVSEPDAGSDVSSLRTRAVYDEAKDEWVLNGTKAWITNGGIAHVHVVVAAVDPELKGRGQASFIVPPGTPGLSQGQKYKKHGIKASHTTEVVLEDVRVPGSCLLGGKDKLDEKLAKAREALTKPKTESSGKQPAMATFEATRPAVGAMAIGVARAAYEYSLQYAQERTAFGKPIIKNQAIAFMLADMITEIDAARLLVHRAAWLSRNGKYVNAEGSQSKLKAGRVAVWTTERAIQILGGYGYTREYPVERWHRDAKIFDIFEGTEQIQQLVIARAISGLRIE is encoded by the coding sequence ATGGCAGAGTTCTCCCTCGCCCTGAACGAGGAACAGGAACAGCTCAAGGACTGGGTCCACCAGTTCGCGAAGGACGTCATCCGCCCCGTCGCCGAGGAGTGGGACGAGCGCGAAGAGTTCCCTTGGCCCGTGGTCCAAGAGGCCGCCAAGGTCGGGCTCTACGGATTCGACTTCATGGCTCAGGCCATGCTCGGCGACTCCACCGGCCTCACCATGCCCCTCGCCATCGAAGAGCTGTTCTGGGGCGACGCCGGCATCGGCCTGTCGATCATGGGCACCGGCCTGGCTGCCGCGGGCATCGCCGGCAACGGCACCCCCGAGCAGATGATGGAGTGGGTGCCCCAGTGCTACGGCACCGCCGACGACGTGAAGCTGGGCGCCTTCTGCGTGTCCGAGCCCGACGCCGGCTCCGACGTGAGCTCGCTGCGCACCCGGGCCGTCTACGACGAGGCCAAGGACGAGTGGGTGCTCAACGGCACCAAGGCGTGGATCACCAACGGTGGCATCGCCCACGTCCACGTGGTGGTCGCTGCCGTCGACCCCGAGCTGAAGGGCCGGGGCCAGGCCAGCTTCATCGTGCCCCCCGGTACCCCCGGTCTGTCCCAGGGCCAGAAGTACAAGAAGCACGGCATCAAGGCGTCCCACACCACCGAGGTGGTGCTGGAAGACGTCCGCGTGCCTGGCTCGTGCCTGTTGGGCGGCAAGGACAAGCTCGACGAGAAGCTGGCCAAGGCCCGCGAGGCCCTGACCAAGCCCAAGACCGAGTCCTCGGGCAAGCAGCCGGCCATGGCCACCTTCGAGGCCACCCGCCCCGCCGTGGGCGCCATGGCCATCGGTGTGGCCCGTGCCGCCTACGAGTACTCGTTGCAGTACGCCCAGGAGCGCACCGCTTTTGGCAAGCCGATCATCAAGAACCAGGCCATCGCCTTCATGCTCGCCGACATGATCACCGAGATCGACGCCGCCCGACTCCTGGTGCACCGCGCCGCCTGGCTGAGCCGCAACGGAAAGTACGTCAACGCCGAGGGCAGCCAGTCCAAGCTCAAGGCCGGCCGCGTCGCGGTGTGGACCACCGAGCGCGCCATCCAGATCCTGGGTGGCTACGGCTACACCCGTGAGTACCCGGTGGAGCGTTGGCACCGAGACGCCAAGATCTTCGACATCTTCGAGGGCACCGAGCAGATCCAGCAGCTCGTCATCGCCCGGGCCATCTCCGGCCTCCGCATCGAGTAG
- a CDS encoding cysteine--tRNA ligase, which translates to MGQTGGVSAEQAPTQIDPTEIRLYDTRRRQVVRFEPLVAGHVGIYTCGPTVYGPQHLGNMRSQLLPDLLRRVLAAAGYQVRFVTNITDVGHLTDDADAGDDKVEAAANREGGSVEDIISRWSEQWATDRRRLGCLEPDVVPRATEHIAEQIALIRTLEERGHTYVIDDGVYFDVSTFPRYAEFAHLNLDDLEATGRVENVAAKRHPADFALWKLSPAGTRRLQEWDSPWGVGFPGWHIECSAMSIKHLGERFDIHTGGIDHVRVHHTNEVAQTESALGIHPWVTVWMHNEFLDIGGEKISKSKGHVLLVDTLVEQGISPLAFRYFFLQAHYRQQQAFTFDLVRAADTALRRLVHHAVVARDASTAGGPEAEVDPSRTDGLRRAFWEALADDLNAPRALAVVSSVAREPALTAGDRWSLYADFDRALGFGLAESVDPEQEGTVALDDAPADLVGLMTQREAARAGRDFAEADRLRDVIEAAGFEIVDTPDGPILRRR; encoded by the coding sequence ATGGGTCAGACTGGCGGGGTGAGCGCGGAGCAGGCCCCGACCCAGATCGACCCCACCGAGATCCGGCTGTACGACACCCGCCGCCGTCAGGTGGTTCGCTTCGAACCGCTGGTGGCCGGTCACGTCGGCATCTACACGTGCGGACCCACCGTGTACGGCCCCCAACACCTGGGGAACATGCGCAGCCAACTCCTGCCCGACCTGTTGCGGCGGGTGCTGGCCGCGGCCGGCTACCAGGTGCGCTTCGTCACCAACATCACCGACGTCGGCCACCTCACCGACGACGCCGACGCCGGCGACGACAAGGTCGAAGCGGCGGCCAACCGGGAAGGCGGCTCGGTCGAAGACATCATCTCCCGGTGGAGCGAGCAGTGGGCCACCGACCGGCGGCGGCTCGGTTGCCTCGAGCCCGATGTGGTGCCCCGGGCCACCGAGCACATCGCCGAACAGATCGCCCTGATCCGCACCCTCGAGGAGCGGGGCCACACCTACGTGATCGACGACGGCGTCTACTTCGACGTGTCCACCTTCCCGCGCTACGCCGAGTTCGCCCACCTCAACCTCGACGACCTGGAGGCCACCGGGCGGGTGGAGAACGTCGCCGCCAAGCGTCACCCCGCCGACTTCGCGCTGTGGAAGCTCAGCCCGGCTGGCACCCGCCGTCTCCAGGAGTGGGACTCGCCGTGGGGGGTCGGGTTCCCGGGCTGGCACATCGAGTGCTCGGCCATGTCGATCAAACACCTGGGCGAGCGCTTCGACATCCACACCGGTGGGATCGACCACGTTCGGGTCCACCACACCAACGAGGTGGCCCAGACCGAGAGTGCGCTCGGCATCCACCCGTGGGTCACGGTGTGGATGCACAACGAGTTCCTCGACATCGGCGGCGAGAAGATCTCCAAGAGCAAAGGCCACGTCTTGTTGGTCGACACCTTGGTGGAGCAGGGGATCTCGCCGCTGGCGTTCCGCTACTTCTTCCTCCAGGCCCACTATCGCCAACAGCAGGCCTTCACCTTCGACCTGGTGCGGGCCGCGGACACGGCGTTGCGACGACTGGTGCACCACGCCGTGGTGGCCCGCGACGCTTCGACCGCGGGCGGGCCCGAGGCCGAGGTCGATCCTTCGCGCACCGATGGATTGCGGCGGGCGTTCTGGGAGGCGCTGGCTGATGACCTCAACGCGCCCCGCGCCCTGGCCGTGGTCTCGTCGGTGGCTCGTGAACCGGCGCTCACCGCCGGGGACCGGTGGAGCCTCTACGCCGACTTCGATCGAGCTCTGGGATTCGGGCTGGCCGAGTCGGTCGATCCCGAGCAGGAGGGCACGGTGGCGTTGGACGATGCTCCCGCCGACCTCGTCGGGTTGATGACCCAGCGGGAGGCGGCACGGGCCGGGAGGGACTTTGCCGAGGCCGACCGGCTGCGCGACGTGATCGAAGCCGCTGGTTTCGAGATCGTGGACACGCCCGACGGCCCCATCCTGCGCCGTCGCTGA